In one window of Fictibacillus phosphorivorans DNA:
- the helD gene encoding RNA polymerase recycling motor HelD: MTTWNQEQQKEQKRVDQVIHKLADETDKLLEHLGGKKADVVQIRKNFWSDVTVNLEDADDAIETAASIKQQSELLSEIERSHTSAETRLKTYEKLKSSPYFGRIDFKEDGEKSAEQVYIGIASYYDEPSSTFLVHDWRAPISSLYYDHSLGEADYRAPSGNIEGQLELKRQFMIKNANITGMFDTGEAIGDDLLQHVLGNQANTQMKSIVATIQKEQNAIIRNTTSDLLVVQGAAGCGKTSAALQRVAFLLYRDRETIQSHHVVLFSPNNMFNSYVANVLPELGEENMEQTTFQAYVDHHLGRDYSIETPFEQMEELLSEKGDSKRVEAIKFKASVEFLEAIHRYAETLSKSGIPFLNVKFRDRIVIRSKQISEYFYSLDQKETVPYRMKKTVAWILEELKKIERRERKKPWVEKEIQLLDRNVYTRLYEKLEERNKYGADSFNDLSSEQKVLSAYVTRIAFKSLRESIEQFSFLDVKSLYAKLFQKNKRLIEDVNTWNEICNQTLFNLKQNHLANEDATPLLYVKELLVGFQSNAAVRHVFIDEAQDFSPFQFAFIQRVFPRANLTILGDLNQSIYAHASGETFSMLKNLLNKKNPETITLKRSYRSTKEIVEFTRSLLKDGNEIIPFNRSGDKPVIAAVEREEDHLNEVKDLVGNWLDKGHETIAVICRSAKESKDVYEKLKDNLDVRLMIDEDASFQKGVIVIPSYLAKGIEFDAVAIFDASGYQLERERKLFYTVCTRAMHELTVFYTGKPCPFIEGASENLYEVVQ, encoded by the coding sequence ATGACAACATGGAATCAGGAACAACAGAAAGAACAAAAGCGTGTAGATCAAGTCATTCATAAACTTGCTGATGAAACAGATAAACTTCTAGAACATTTAGGGGGAAAGAAGGCTGATGTTGTTCAAATCAGAAAGAATTTTTGGTCTGATGTAACAGTGAACCTTGAAGATGCAGACGATGCAATTGAAACCGCAGCAAGTATCAAACAGCAATCAGAGCTATTATCCGAGATTGAACGAAGTCATACTTCTGCAGAAACTCGCCTTAAAACCTATGAGAAGTTGAAAAGCTCCCCTTACTTTGGACGAATTGATTTTAAAGAAGACGGTGAAAAGAGCGCTGAACAAGTCTATATCGGTATAGCCTCTTATTATGATGAACCTAGTAGTACGTTTCTCGTTCATGATTGGCGTGCTCCGATTTCAAGTCTGTACTATGATCATTCTCTAGGCGAAGCTGATTATCGTGCACCAAGTGGTAACATTGAAGGACAGCTCGAACTAAAAAGACAATTTATGATAAAGAATGCTAATATAACGGGAATGTTTGATACGGGAGAAGCGATCGGAGACGATTTATTACAGCACGTATTAGGTAACCAAGCGAATACACAGATGAAAAGTATTGTGGCCACCATCCAAAAAGAACAAAATGCCATCATACGTAATACAACGAGTGATCTACTCGTTGTTCAAGGTGCAGCTGGATGTGGAAAGACGTCAGCAGCTCTTCAACGTGTGGCTTTTCTATTATACCGAGATCGAGAGACCATTCAGTCACACCATGTTGTATTATTTTCACCAAACAATATGTTTAATAGCTATGTAGCCAACGTGTTGCCGGAACTTGGTGAAGAAAATATGGAACAAACGACGTTTCAAGCTTATGTGGATCATCACTTAGGAAGAGATTACTCGATAGAGACACCTTTTGAGCAGATGGAGGAACTTTTATCTGAAAAAGGAGATTCAAAGCGTGTTGAAGCGATAAAGTTTAAAGCATCAGTAGAATTTTTAGAAGCCATCCATCGCTATGCTGAAACGTTAAGTAAATCGGGCATACCGTTTTTAAATGTGAAGTTTCGAGACCGTATCGTAATTCGCTCTAAACAGATCAGTGAATACTTTTATTCTCTCGATCAAAAAGAAACCGTTCCATATCGAATGAAAAAGACGGTGGCTTGGATCTTAGAAGAGCTAAAGAAAATAGAACGAAGAGAACGTAAGAAACCATGGGTTGAAAAAGAGATACAGCTTCTTGATCGAAATGTATACACAAGGTTGTATGAGAAGTTAGAGGAACGCAATAAATATGGAGCTGACTCGTTCAACGATCTATCGAGTGAACAAAAAGTACTATCGGCTTATGTGACGCGGATTGCCTTTAAGTCATTAAGAGAAAGCATTGAACAGTTTTCGTTCTTAGATGTGAAAAGCTTATATGCTAAGCTGTTTCAGAAAAACAAACGATTGATCGAGGACGTGAATACGTGGAATGAGATCTGCAATCAAACGTTGTTTAATCTCAAACAAAACCATCTGGCAAATGAAGATGCAACTCCGCTTTTGTATGTGAAAGAACTATTAGTAGGTTTTCAATCGAACGCTGCCGTTCGTCATGTTTTTATTGACGAAGCACAAGATTTTTCACCGTTTCAGTTTGCATTTATTCAGCGTGTCTTTCCAAGAGCAAACCTAACGATACTAGGTGACTTAAATCAATCGATTTACGCACATGCGTCTGGTGAAACGTTCAGTATGCTAAAAAACTTATTAAACAAGAAGAATCCTGAAACGATTACACTAAAGAGAAGTTATCGCTCTACAAAAGAAATCGTAGAGTTTACGAGAAGTCTTTTAAAGGACGGAAACGAGATTATTCCGTTCAATCGTTCTGGAGATAAACCTGTTATAGCAGCGGTAGAGCGTGAGGAGGATCATCTGAACGAGGTTAAGGACCTTGTTGGGAATTGGTTGGATAAAGGACATGAAACAATAGCGGTGATCTGCCGTTCGGCAAAAGAGAGCAAAGACGTTTATGAGAAACTGAAAGATAATCTAGATGTGAGACTCATGATCGATGAGGATGCTTCTTTCCAAAAAGGCGTAATCGTTATCCCGTCCTACTTAGCCAAGGGAATTGAATTTGACGCAGTAGCCATTTTTGATGCATCAGGCTACCAACTTGAACGAGAACGTAAATTGTTTTATACAGTTTGTACTCGAGCGATGCATGAGTTAACCGTTTTTTACACAGGAAAACCTTGCCCATTTATAGAAGGAGCCTCCGAGAATTTGTATGAGGTTGTTCAGTAA
- a CDS encoding methylated-DNA--[protein]-cysteine S-methyltransferase yields the protein MNKHYKVELESPIGVIEILGTKTVVQSILFVDREKKGDDQADIPSILLDCRDQLLEYFNGKRETFTFPYEHSGTPFQHTVWNSLVDIPFAETASYRDIAISLQNENAVRAVGNANGKNKLSIVVPCHRIIGSSGKLTGYAGGLWRKEWLLQHEKRFRKT from the coding sequence ATGAATAAGCACTATAAAGTCGAGCTAGAATCACCCATAGGAGTAATAGAGATTTTAGGGACGAAAACCGTTGTTCAATCTATCCTTTTCGTGGACAGAGAGAAAAAGGGTGACGATCAAGCTGATATTCCTTCTATACTTCTAGATTGTCGCGACCAACTGTTAGAATACTTTAACGGTAAACGTGAAACTTTTACGTTTCCTTATGAACATAGCGGTACTCCTTTTCAACACACGGTATGGAATTCACTAGTTGATATTCCGTTCGCTGAAACCGCCTCTTACAGAGATATCGCCATCTCTCTTCAAAATGAAAATGCGGTTCGGGCGGTGGGTAATGCGAATGGGAAGAATAAGTTAAGTATTGTAGTTCCTTGTCATCGAATTATAGGTTCAAGTGGGAAACTCACGGGATATGCTGGCGGTTTATGGCGAAAAGAATGGTTATTACAACACGAAAAAAGGTTTAGGAAAACATAA
- the hmpA gene encoding NO-inducible flavohemoprotein yields the protein MLQQRTIEVIKSTVPVLQVHGEAITSRFYEMLFQKYPELLNIFNHANQKKGRQQAALANAVYAAAANIDKLESIIPVVKGIAHKHRSLGVKPEHYPVVGENLLLAIKDVLGDAATDEIINAWAEAYGVIADVFIGIERTMYENAGWEDFKPFVVTRKVIESSVITSFYLEPQDKMPLPKYKPGQYVSVKMDIEGQENTHIRQYSLSDAPGKRSYRISVKKESGRDTVDGMVSVYLHESVKEGDILHLSAPAGDFYLTTDSEKHVVLMSGGVGLTPLVSMLKTVASEQPEREVTFIHAAINGQTHALKNEVLEIAEASDHITTHFVYESPLDEDHGYSKTGYMDQAWLKDILPLKDDAEYYFCGPIPFMKAIYTALQELNVPKENIHFEFFGPASDLEKERIKS from the coding sequence ATGTTACAACAAAGAACCATTGAAGTTATTAAGTCAACCGTACCTGTTTTGCAAGTACACGGAGAAGCGATTACTTCCCGTTTTTATGAAATGCTGTTTCAGAAATATCCAGAACTTTTGAATATCTTTAACCATGCCAATCAAAAAAAAGGACGCCAACAAGCTGCATTAGCTAACGCTGTTTACGCAGCAGCAGCAAATATCGATAAGCTTGAGTCCATTATTCCAGTCGTAAAAGGGATCGCACATAAACATAGAAGTCTTGGCGTAAAGCCAGAGCATTATCCTGTGGTCGGTGAAAATCTTCTTCTAGCTATTAAAGACGTGCTTGGTGATGCTGCTACTGATGAAATTATTAACGCTTGGGCAGAAGCATACGGAGTAATCGCGGATGTTTTTATTGGTATTGAACGTACCATGTATGAAAATGCAGGTTGGGAAGATTTTAAACCGTTTGTCGTTACTCGTAAAGTAATCGAAAGTTCAGTAATCACATCTTTCTATTTAGAACCGCAAGATAAAATGCCACTTCCGAAGTATAAGCCCGGCCAATATGTAAGTGTTAAGATGGATATAGAAGGTCAGGAAAACACGCATATCCGACAATATAGCTTGTCTGATGCCCCAGGAAAACGTAGCTATCGCATCTCAGTAAAGAAAGAAAGCGGTAGGGATACAGTAGACGGGATGGTTTCCGTTTATTTGCATGAAAGCGTAAAAGAAGGAGATATCCTTCACTTAAGTGCTCCTGCAGGTGATTTTTATTTAACTACTGATAGTGAAAAGCACGTTGTCCTTATGAGTGGTGGTGTGGGGCTTACTCCATTGGTAAGTATGCTGAAAACTGTAGCAAGTGAACAGCCAGAACGAGAGGTTACATTTATACATGCTGCGATCAATGGCCAAACACACGCTTTAAAGAATGAAGTTTTGGAGATTGCAGAAGCTTCTGATCATATTACTACACATTTTGTGTATGAAAGTCCGTTAGATGAAGATCATGGATACTCAAAGACTGGTTACATGGATCAGGCGTGGTTAAAGGATATTTTACCTTTAAAAGATGATGCAGAATATTATTTCTGTGGTCCGATTCCATTTATGAAGGCGATCTATACTGCTCTTCAAGAGTTGAATGTACCAAAAGAGAACATTCATTTTGAGTTCTTTGGCCCAGCCTCTGATCTTGAAAAGGAAAGGATCAAGTCATAA
- a CDS encoding DUF1428 family protein, with amino-acid sequence MAYLLVYFYKLKPEVKEKFLEISSRSNKKFQEYGGVTEQIFKLSTSPKNYGFSSISQKLQVEEGEELWIGLLRFQSEEHARMTMEDFDQDPEMKERLEEFVTHIAPLEKLVFGEFVSEHKVTV; translated from the coding sequence ATGGCATACCTACTCGTATATTTTTATAAATTAAAACCTGAAGTGAAAGAAAAATTTCTTGAGATATCGTCGAGATCGAATAAAAAATTTCAAGAATACGGGGGTGTTACTGAACAGATTTTCAAATTATCCACATCACCAAAAAACTATGGGTTCTCTTCTATCTCTCAAAAACTTCAAGTTGAAGAAGGAGAAGAACTTTGGATCGGCCTTCTCCGTTTTCAATCTGAAGAACACGCTCGCATGACGATGGAAGACTTCGACCAAGACCCAGAGATGAAGGAACGTTTAGAGGAATTCGTAACACATATCGCACCTCTTGAGAAGTTAGTTTTCGGAGAGTTTGTTTCTGAGCATAAAGTAACCGTTTAA
- a CDS encoding alpha/beta fold hydrolase: MRRSMITYKEKNVQLTEWGEGYNPTIVCLHGLGSTSLSFLEVAEKLQKNFHIIAFDAPGHGKSEPFDTSIDYEMPRLVDWLNGLLKHLNVSDFYFLTHSWGSFLALHYLVRYPEHILDTILIDGGYQTKRIWSSSLEEEMDHYEKDFDEYAFDSWNDFFLAEKENYLMWSPLKDIAVKDLGVEREGKVRWHAKGETARHIIRGMHLNETEDIYHLLPPDITLLVATLPERLSEKRWQTAETFRVKAKGKLKVVPNTTHLLHWDNPNVVVDLVLSKWLKKSEVK; the protein is encoded by the coding sequence ATGAGAAGGTCAATGATCACCTATAAAGAAAAAAACGTACAACTTACAGAATGGGGTGAAGGTTACAATCCTACCATTGTTTGCTTACACGGATTAGGAAGTACGAGCCTTAGCTTTCTAGAAGTTGCGGAGAAGTTACAGAAGAATTTTCATATCATCGCGTTCGATGCTCCAGGACACGGGAAGTCTGAGCCCTTTGATACATCCATAGATTATGAGATGCCTAGACTTGTTGATTGGCTTAATGGTTTGTTGAAGCACTTAAATGTAAGCGATTTCTACTTTCTAACTCACTCATGGGGCAGCTTTTTAGCTCTTCACTATTTGGTTCGGTATCCTGAACATATTTTGGATACGATTTTAATCGATGGCGGCTATCAAACAAAGCGTATCTGGTCTTCCTCTTTAGAAGAAGAGATGGACCATTATGAAAAAGATTTTGATGAGTATGCTTTTGATTCTTGGAATGACTTTTTTCTAGCAGAAAAAGAAAACTATTTGATGTGGTCACCGTTAAAAGATATCGCTGTTAAGGATCTTGGAGTAGAAAGAGAAGGCAAAGTTCGATGGCATGCTAAAGGTGAAACCGCTCGACATATCATTCGTGGAATGCACCTGAACGAAACAGAAGATATCTATCACCTTCTTCCACCAGATATTACATTGCTTGTTGCTACCTTACCTGAACGTTTGTCCGAAAAAAGATGGCAAACTGCTGAAACATTTAGAGTTAAAGCAAAGGGAAAACTTAAAGTAGTGCCAAACACTACACACTTGTTGCACTGGGACAATCCCAACGTTGTGGTGGATTTGGTTTTATCAAAATGGCTAAAAAAATCGGAGGTTAAATAA
- a CDS encoding cysteine hydrolase family protein, with the protein MKQALLVIDAQRELMDGNEKEQGVYSKEGLLQNINKVIEKAKQAEASIAFVRDLDVSEGKGAGFEVHPAIHVPKEARVFDKKATNAFYDTSLLSYLEEEKIDHLVLMGCKTEHCIDTAVRFATVSGFDVTLVEDGHSTSDTEVLKAEQIISHHNKILHGHYNVDHFSVVRKTDEDLFNPIHNQYR; encoded by the coding sequence TTGAAACAAGCACTACTTGTAATTGATGCACAACGAGAACTGATGGACGGAAATGAAAAAGAACAAGGAGTTTATAGTAAAGAAGGACTGCTTCAAAACATTAATAAAGTAATTGAAAAAGCAAAGCAAGCAGAAGCTTCCATTGCATTTGTTAGAGATCTAGATGTTTCTGAAGGAAAGGGAGCAGGCTTTGAGGTTCATCCTGCAATACATGTACCGAAAGAGGCTAGAGTGTTTGATAAGAAAGCAACGAATGCCTTTTATGATACATCTTTGTTAAGCTATCTAGAAGAGGAGAAAATCGATCATCTTGTTCTAATGGGGTGCAAGACAGAGCATTGCATCGATACCGCTGTTCGGTTTGCGACTGTATCAGGATTTGATGTTACACTTGTTGAAGATGGTCACTCCACTTCAGATACTGAAGTGTTAAAAGCTGAACAAATCATTAGCCATCACAATAAAATTTTGCACGGCCATTATAACGTCGATCATTTTTCAGTTGTACGTAAGACGGACGAAGATCTATTCAATCCCATTCACAATCAATACAGATAA
- a CDS encoding NupC/NupG family nucleoside CNT transporter has product MKYIIFLAGVAAVFLLAFLVSNDRKKIKYKPILVMLGLQLILTYFLLNTGVGLIIIKGISKLFEKLLSYAAAGVEFVFGGLANEAAMPFFLNVLLPIVFISVLIGIAQHFRILPFIIKWIGFALSKVNGLGRLESYNAVASAVFGQSEVFISVKKLLGHLPKHRLYTLCTSAMSTVSASILGAYMAMIDPKYVVTALVLNLFGGFIIANIINPYEVTEDDDIIEIEEEKQTFFEMLGEYIMDGFKVAVIVGAMLLGFVALIALINDVFDMVFGITFQTMLGYVFAPVAFLVGIPWAEAVSAGTIMATKLVSNEFVAMIDLAKYAKDMSDRTVGIVSVFLVSFANFSSIGIITGAVKGLHEEQGNTVARFGLKLLYGATLVSILSAAIAGLFL; this is encoded by the coding sequence ATGAAGTACATCATCTTTCTGGCTGGAGTAGCAGCGGTTTTCTTGTTAGCCTTTCTAGTCAGTAATGATCGCAAGAAGATCAAATACAAGCCAATCCTAGTTATGCTTGGATTACAGCTTATCCTTACATACTTTCTATTAAATACAGGCGTCGGCCTTATTATTATAAAAGGTATCTCTAAACTGTTTGAAAAGCTATTAAGTTACGCAGCTGCTGGGGTTGAATTCGTGTTCGGTGGCTTAGCAAACGAAGCTGCAATGCCATTTTTCTTAAATGTTTTATTACCGATCGTTTTTATTTCAGTATTAATTGGGATCGCGCAGCATTTTAGAATCCTTCCATTTATCATTAAATGGATTGGTTTTGCGTTAAGTAAGGTGAACGGCTTAGGAAGACTTGAGTCTTATAACGCTGTTGCTTCTGCTGTTTTTGGACAATCAGAGGTATTTATCTCTGTTAAAAAACTATTAGGTCACCTACCAAAGCATCGCTTATATACACTTTGTACATCTGCCATGTCTACTGTATCGGCTTCAATTCTTGGAGCTTACATGGCTATGATCGATCCAAAGTACGTGGTTACTGCACTCGTGCTCAACTTATTCGGTGGTTTCATCATCGCGAACATCATTAATCCTTATGAAGTTACGGAAGATGATGACATTATCGAAATTGAAGAAGAAAAGCAAACCTTTTTCGAGATGCTTGGTGAGTACATCATGGACGGCTTTAAAGTAGCTGTAATCGTCGGTGCTATGCTTCTTGGATTCGTAGCATTAATCGCGTTAATCAACGATGTGTTCGACATGGTCTTCGGAATCACATTCCAAACGATGCTTGGATATGTCTTTGCTCCAGTAGCATTCTTAGTTGGTATCCCATGGGCAGAGGCAGTATCAGCAGGTACAATCATGGCAACTAAACTTGTTTCGAATGAATTTGTAGCTATGATCGATCTAGCAAAATACGCGAAAGACATGTCTGATCGAACAGTCGGGATCGTCTCTGTTTTCCTTGTTTCATTCGCAAACTTCTCTTCTATCGGCATTATTACTGGTGCTGTAAAAGGTTTACATGAAGAACAAGGAAATACGGTTGCTCGCTTCGGATTGAAGCTCTTATATGGTGCTACATTAGTAAGCATCTTATCTGCTGCAATTGCGGGTCTGTTTCTATAG
- a CDS encoding DinB family protein: MMSQLTIQNFELARSIFLKQVDGIDDMEADIQPDGFNNNIRWHIGHVLTTAEYFMFGFPEHSSNLPKQYVELFNKGTSPADWKGEVPTLKELKQQLEEQLVRVQEISPERLNEKLEKPLFNLTTFGELVNFTVFHETYHLGQMHSIKRVVENQTAKQA; the protein is encoded by the coding sequence ATGATGAGTCAACTGACCATTCAAAATTTTGAACTAGCACGAAGCATCTTCCTGAAACAAGTAGATGGAATAGATGATATGGAAGCGGATATTCAACCAGATGGGTTTAATAATAACATTCGCTGGCATATAGGACATGTTCTCACGACTGCAGAGTATTTTATGTTTGGATTTCCCGAACATTCTTCAAACCTACCTAAGCAATATGTAGAGTTATTTAATAAAGGAACCAGCCCTGCTGATTGGAAAGGTGAAGTACCCACTCTAAAGGAACTCAAACAGCAGCTAGAAGAACAGTTGGTACGAGTACAAGAGATATCACCAGAACGATTAAATGAAAAGTTGGAGAAACCTTTATTCAATCTGACTACATTCGGTGAGCTCGTGAATTTCACTGTCTTTCATGAAACCTATCACTTAGGTCAAATGCATTCGATTAAAAGAGTCGTAGAAAACCAAACGGCTAAACAAGCATAG
- a CDS encoding ABC transporter permease: MTVWKSPLFLSGFLIIVSLFFGSIIYSHFVPNDKQPVMQIRYDENKNAIDGAPIAPFKDMPFGTDRFGVSILHKVIDGAKYTLGVAFFIAFARLFFGTLLGLIISQLPKFILNTLSKLFESFYYAPATIIAYLLLYPVLQIFTWSLPRDIQTIFAVILLVIIAVPPIMVTVASETSKFLENEFISSVKVLGGSRLHTLRKHVMPHLRPHLSILYSQQLIATLLLGAHLGILQVFIGGTDFITLDPLENNTVPVAMINEWSSMIGANYFQIRGDRWIVFAPLAGFAITILALNFMVEAMKRQYLAKSSYTRRTRKVRKVKTPVQVKTLSQEQFDRIMKTGTDN, encoded by the coding sequence ATGACAGTTTGGAAAAGTCCGCTCTTTCTCTCAGGATTTTTAATCATTGTTTCCCTCTTTTTCGGGAGTATCATTTATTCTCATTTCGTACCGAATGATAAACAGCCCGTTATGCAGATTAGATACGATGAAAATAAAAATGCTATAGACGGAGCACCTATTGCACCTTTTAAAGACATGCCGTTTGGAACTGATCGTTTTGGTGTTAGTATCTTACACAAGGTGATTGATGGCGCAAAATATACACTTGGCGTTGCATTTTTTATTGCTTTTGCTAGGCTGTTCTTCGGAACTTTACTTGGCCTGATCATCAGTCAGCTGCCCAAATTCATTTTAAATACGCTAAGTAAGCTCTTTGAATCGTTTTACTATGCTCCAGCTACTATAATTGCTTACTTGCTTTTATACCCTGTGCTTCAGATATTCACATGGTCTCTACCACGTGATATTCAGACGATATTCGCTGTCATACTCTTAGTTATTATCGCTGTTCCTCCTATTATGGTGACAGTGGCTAGTGAAACTTCTAAGTTTTTAGAAAATGAGTTTATTTCTTCTGTAAAAGTTCTAGGCGGTAGCAGATTACACACTTTACGTAAACACGTCATGCCACACCTTAGACCGCATTTGAGTATTTTGTATAGCCAACAGCTGATCGCCACCCTTTTACTTGGGGCTCATCTTGGAATTTTACAAGTATTTATCGGTGGAACTGATTTTATTACACTCGACCCACTTGAAAATAATACGGTGCCGGTTGCCATGATCAACGAATGGTCGAGCATGATCGGAGCCAACTACTTCCAAATTCGTGGTGATCGCTGGATTGTATTTGCTCCACTCGCTGGATTTGCAATTACCATTCTCGCCTTAAATTTTATGGTTGAAGCGATGAAACGCCAGTACCTTGCAAAAAGCTCTTACACAAGGAGAACACGAAAAGTAAGAAAGGTAAAAACTCCTGTGCAAGTTAAAACACTGTCTCAAGAACAATTTGACAGAATTATGAAAACTGGAACTGACAATTAA
- a CDS encoding DUF4385 domain-containing protein: MAFDYDLDFDNIDFRKHPEKYRVGRGEQGVLLVEPYKSEILPHWRFKTPEEAEKSSKKIYEQFLDYKKNNDFVGADMARKFLQMGYTRARRYTNYKGGRKYNDDGEINKRKIDPVKAKSAAIFEEKWKLARTDEEYLKMKKAHQKEFG, encoded by the coding sequence ATGGCATTTGATTACGATCTTGATTTTGATAATATTGACTTTCGAAAACATCCTGAAAAATATCGTGTAGGACGTGGTGAGCAAGGAGTACTTTTAGTGGAACCTTATAAAAGTGAGATCTTGCCGCACTGGCGTTTTAAGACGCCAGAAGAAGCTGAAAAGTCTTCAAAGAAAATCTATGAACAATTTCTTGATTATAAGAAAAATAATGACTTTGTTGGAGCAGATATGGCTAGAAAGTTTCTTCAGATGGGATATACACGTGCTAGACGGTACACGAACTATAAAGGTGGGAGAAAATACAATGATGACGGCGAGATCAATAAGCGGAAAATTGATCCTGTAAAAGCAAAGTCAGCCGCGATCTTTGAGGAAAAGTGGAAATTAGCTCGTACGGATGAAGAATATTTGAAGATGAAAAAAGCACATCAAAAGGAATTTGGATAA